In the genome of Leguminivora glycinivorella isolate SPB_JAAS2020 chromosome 21, LegGlyc_1.1, whole genome shotgun sequence, one region contains:
- the LOC125237501 gene encoding glycine receptor subunit alpha-2-like, producing the protein MAAKLLCLSTFWLRVWLCATDLCYAQSTGLTFQDLLPDDPRLYDKMRPPKKNDQPTIVFFHVTVMGLDSIDENSMTYAADIFFAQTWKDFRLKLPENMTSEYRLLEVDWLKHMWRPDSFFKNAKSVTFQTMTIPNHYVWLYKDKTILYMVKLTLRLSCAMNFLIYPHDTQECKLQMESLSHTTDDLIFQWDPDVPLVVDENIELPQLEIVHNRTADCTQVYSTGNFTCLEVIFKLKRRLGYHLFNTYIPTCLIVIMSWVSFWIKPDAAPARVTLGVTSLLTLSTQHAKSQAQLPPVSYLKAVDAFMSVCTVFVFMALMEYCLVNIVLGDGAGKPKEPAEAAKARMRAINIDRFSRVFFPLLFSVLNATYWIHFAQYI; encoded by the exons GTCAACCGGTCTTACCTTCCAAGACCTGCTGCCAGATGACCCTCGATTATATGACAAGATGAGACCACCCAAGAAGAACGACCAACCCACCATAGTGTTCTTTCATGTCACAGTTATGGGACTTGACTCCATCGATGAAAACTCTATG ACATACGCGGCCGATATTTTCTTCGCACAAACTTGGAAGGACTTCAGACTGAAACTGCCAGAAAATATGACTTCTGAATACAG ACTCCTAGAAGTGGATTGGTTGAAACACATGTGGCGTCCAGATTCCTTCTTCAAGAACGCCAAGTCTGTCACCTTCCAAACTATGACCATACCAAATCACTACGTGTGGTTATATAAGGATAAAACTATACTATACATG GTGAAGCTGACGCTCCGGCTGTCGTGCGCCATGAATTTCCTCATCTACCCTCACGATACTCAAGAATGCAAGCTGCAGATGGAGAGCC TGTCCCACACGACAGACGACCTCATATTCCAGTGGGACCCTGATGTCCCTCTGGTTGTGGATGAGAACATCGAGTTACCGCAACTGGAGATCGTCCACAACCGTACTGCAGACTGCACTCAAGTCTATTCTACTG GTAATTTCACATGTCTGGAAGTAATATTTAAACTGAAACGCCGGCTGGGGTACCACTTGTTCAACACTTACATACCTACCTGCCTCATCGTCATCATGTCG TGGGTATCGTTCTGGATAAAGCCCGACGCTGCGCCGGCGCGCGTGACGCTcggcgtgacgtcactcctcactCTGTCAACACAACACGCCAAGTCGCAAGCGCAACTACCACCGGTGTCGTATCTAAAAGCCGTGGACGCATTTATGTCTGTCTGTACTGT GTTCGTGTTTATGGCGCTGATGGAGTACTGTCTTGTGAACATTGTGCTCGGAGACGGCGCAGGAAAACCAAAG GAGCCAGCAGAGGCCGCCAAAGCGCGCATGCGTGCCATCAACATAGACCGCTTCTCACGCGTCTTCTTTCCACTTCTCTTCTCAGTTCTCAACGCTACTTATTGGATCCACTTCGCTCAGTACATCTGA